The bacterium sequence ACCGTGCCCCGCGAGCTGCCCCTTCAACTTGCCGACGTTTACCTTATATCCGTCGCAGTACGCCGTACCGGCCAGGTTTTGGAAGGGGCGTACGAAAGGTTTGAGCCGTACCCGGCAACCGAGGAGCTCGACGGTCCCGTCGACCGACGTCCCCCCGGGCGACGACACCTCCCCGTCGACGTCGACGTTCAGCTGCGCCGGGCCGGCGAGCATATAGGCGTCGGGCACGGCGAGCACGACGGCCGCCACCTCCAAGGGCACCGCGCCCTCTATTTTGAGTTGGTACGGCCAATTCCTGTCGGGCCGTATCGTCCCGTACCCTTTGAAGCCCCCGCGCGTCGTCTGGCCGCGGAAATTCTCGATTACGTACTTCTCGCCCTCGAAACGCACTTTGGCGGCAACGCTCGATATCCCGTCCCCCTCAAACGGCTTTAACGCGCCCTTCTTCACCTCGAGCTCGCCCCGTACGTCCGGACGGCGGCCCTCGCCCCATTTCCCTTTAACCGTCAGGCTCAGGTCCATCTCGCCTTCCACGTCGGCATCGCCGAAGCGGGGCGCTAGCGCCGGCAGGACCTGCTCGAGTGCCATCCGTTTTCCTTTAACGGTCAGGTCGACGTCGTTCTCGCCCGGGCCGGTTTGCAACTCGCCGGCGACGGTCAACCGGGCTTTGCCGAACAAGAAGTCGAGCTCTTCGAAGAAGATGCGGCCGCCCGGCGCTTCGGGCCGGTAGCGAATCTCCCCTTCGGCCGCGACGGCCATACCGCCGGCCACTTCCCCCGCGCCGGCGGCGAACCTGAACTTGTCGGCGTGGAGCTTGCCGCGTACGTCGAGCTCTTCGCCCCACGAAACCTTACAACGGACGCGGCCGCCCAGGCCGTCTATAAGCGCCGTCCGCGTCTTGCCGGCGTACCGGACGAACCCCTCCGCCACGGTAACGGTCCCGCGGAACGGCGGGCCCTTTCCCTCCTCGCCGAAAGCCACGTCGCCCGGCGCCAGGTCGACCCGCGGGCGGATGAACGCCACGACCGCCACGCTCGGCTTGAGGGCCACGAAGCCGACGTACGACAGCCCCAGGCTAACCTCGTCGGCGCGGACGATTTCTTTGCCGGCTCCGTTCACCAGGACGACGTCGCCCAGCGTAACCGCCGGCCGGGGGAAGAGTTTAAAGCGCGCCTTGACGTACCGCACGTCCAGGCCGGGACCTTCTTTCATAGCCTGCGCGAACGCCTTCGCGACGCGTTCCTTGCCCACTACCGCCGGCGCAACCGCGGCGTAATAGAGGACGCCCAGCGCCACGAGCGCCAAAACGAATACGAAAATAATTAATCTGCGTTTCTTCATAACGCGATGGCAGGCAATCTTATACCATAGAGAGGGCGCGCGGCCAAACTAAATATTCCCGCGTCGCGTCTGCGCAGCTTGCTTCTCGGCCTCGCACGCGCGGCGACACCGGCCGCACTCGAGGCAAAGCGTAGCGTCGACAGCCTCGCGGTTCACGACTATCGCCGCCGTCGGGCAAACGTTTACGCACTCGCGGCACTCGCGGCACTCGAGCCGGGTAGCCGGCCTTCCCACCGCGGCCACCTCGCCCAATAACGCGCCCGCGGCGCATAAGTACCGGCAAAAAAAGCGGTAGTG is a genomic window containing:
- a CDS encoding AsmA-like C-terminal region-containing protein gives rise to the protein MKKRRLIIFVFVLALVALGVLYYAAVAPAVVGKERVAKAFAQAMKEGPGLDVRYVKARFKLFPRPAVTLGDVVLVNGAGKEIVRADEVSLGLSYVGFVALKPSVAVVAFIRPRVDLAPGDVAFGEEGKGPPFRGTVTVAEGFVRYAGKTRTALIDGLGGRVRCKVSWGEELDVRGKLHADKFRFAAGAGEVAGGMAVAAEGEIRYRPEAPGGRIFFEELDFLFGKARLTVAGELQTGPGENDVDLTVKGKRMALEQVLPALAPRFGDADVEGEMDLSLTVKGKWGEGRRPDVRGELEVKKGALKPFEGDGISSVAAKVRFEGEKYVIENFRGQTTRGGFKGYGTIRPDRNWPYQLKIEGAVPLEVAAVVLAVPDAYMLAGPAQLNVDVDGEVSSPGGTSVDGTVELLGCRVRLKPFVRPFQNLAGTAYCDGYKVNVGKLKGQLAGHGFEIGGSWQGFETPRLDFVAVADELDLDAALPAEETKRRHAERGSSPPGLPGKDITAKGRVRFKKFKLLSVTGKNLESDFEYSGGILSVTKLDFAAYDGKVRAQLTVYVGGRPRYTCSAAVRDARLGIFLTENKYLENVLTGRFSADVTFSAEGTAYDDVKRSLGGKGSLELEGGRVAELPLLAELVKWSRIDLFEPLQVSKLWVMCDGRDGVIRTADLKLENPDMVIEAAGEVTLEKKLDFTVRTTFNKKAAERVAREGKALALVRDEDGRGHFNFVVTGEAAKPAFRLDAGSMLGAAGEGPPGGEEQYGAPGDLF